One Hordeum vulgare subsp. vulgare chromosome 4H, MorexV3_pseudomolecules_assembly, whole genome shotgun sequence DNA window includes the following coding sequences:
- the LOC123447656 gene encoding growth-regulating factor 6-like isoform X2 translates to MDLGGVLMAAAEAGVGGGELGMLGSRLLKHGRANAAAEADEHGWGLGVRPAAKQARAAASAGDSDAVSEAVRAAAPYLLGTCSPGHGREKMLSFSSSHSQPPSCPSAAAAQAALPLYYGTPASCSGLSSVSLSASIQGAMARVRGPFTPSQWMELEHQALIYKYLAANIPVPHNLLVPIRRSVTSLYPSAYFGSSTLGWGPFQLGYSGNADLEPGRCRRTDGKKWRCSRDAVADQKYCERHMNRGRHRSRKHVEGQPGHAAKAMPATVAAAAQPGALAAGGCGGATAGAAIGHEQQPMKSYAANAIDPCSLQYNREMVSKQQQECEQVQDSDSLSMLTSMSARNTAGSMFPFSKEHHNHNHNHNHNPFEVTSSRPDYGLVSSDSLMTSSPHSSLENVNLLTSQRALSNEQQSSLSLQHFADWPRTPSQQGHGGALSWPDAEDMQQAHQRTQLSISAPMASSDLSSASTSPIHEKLMLSPLKLSREYSPIGLSIAATAAAKEDEGEANWMPLFRDSAMGGPLGEALNKNNGGNMEAKNYLSASLNLMTDAWDSSPLESSPVGVLQRTAFGSVSSSTGSSPRQEYHGVYDGVPRDDLGSIVVNHPSIRLM, encoded by the exons ATGGACCTGGGCGGGGTGCTGAtggcggccgcggaggcgggggtGGGCGGAGGGGAGCTCGGCATGCTCGGATCTAGGCTGCTCAAGCACGGGAGGGCCAATGCGGCGGCGGAGGCCGATGAGCACGGCTGGGGCCTGGGCGTCAGGCCGGCCGCCAAGCAGGCCCGGGCCGCGGCCTCGGCCGGGGACAGCGACGCCGTGTCCGAGGCCGTCAGGGCGGCCGCGCCCTACCTGCTCGGCACCTGCAGCCCCGGGCACGGCCGGGAGAAGATGCTCAGCTTCTCCTCCTCCCACTCGCAGCCGCCctcctgcccctccgccgccgccgctcaggCCGCGCTGCCGCTCTACTACGGCACGCCCGCTTCTTGCTCAG GGTTGAGCTCGGTGAGCTTGAGCGCCAGCATCCAGGGCGCCATGGCCAGGGTGAGGGGGCCCTTCACGCCGTCGCAGTGGATGGAGCTGGAGCACCAGGCCCTGATCTACAAGTACCTGGCGGCCAACATCCCGGTGCCTCACAACCTCCTCGTCCCCATCAGGCGGAGCGTCACCTCGCTCTACCCGTCCGCCTACTTTGGCTCCTCCACAT TGGGGTGGGGGCCTTTCCAGCTGGGCTACTCCGGGAACGCGGACCTGGAGCCCGGGCGGTGCCGCCGGACGGACGGCAAGAAGTGGCGGTGCTCCAGGGACGCCGTCGCCGACCAGAAGTACTGCGAGCGGCATATGAACCGGGGACGCCATCGTTCAAGAAAGCATGTGGAAGGCCAGCCTGGCCATGCCGCGAAAGCGATGCCTGCCACGGTGGCGGCTGCTGCGCAGCCCGGTGCTCTCGCCGCAGGTGGCTGCGGCGGAGCTACTGCTGGCGCCGCCATCGGCCACGAGCAGCAGCCGATGAAGAGCTACGCCGCCAACGCCATTGATCCTTGTTCACTGCAATACAACAG GGAAATGGTAAGCAAGCAGCAACAGGAGTGTGAACAAGTGCAGGACTCGGATAGCCTCTCGATGCTGACTTCCATGAGCGCGAGGAACACAGCAGGCAGCATGTTCCCGTTCTCAAAGGAGCATCACAATCACAATCACAATCACAATCACAATCCCTTCGAGGTGACGAGCTCGAGGCCGGATTACGGGCTGGTCTCATCCGACTCGCTGATGACGAGCTCCCCTCACAGCTCCTTGGAGAACGTCAACCTGCTCACCTCGCAGCGAGCGCTCTCGAACGAGCAGCAGAGCTCGCTCTCCCTGCAGCACTTCGCGGACTGGCCGAGGACGCCGTCGCAGCAGGGGCATGGCGGAGCGCTCTCATGGCCGGACGCCGAGGACATGCAGCAGGCTCATCAGCGGACCCAGCTCTCGATATCCGCTCCAATGGCGTCGTCCGACCTGTCGTCGGCCTCCACGTCCCCGATCCACGAGAAGCTCATGCTGTCGCCCCTCAAGCTGAGCCGCGAGTACAGCCCCATCGGCCTCAGCATCGCGGCCACGGCGGCGGCGAAGGAGGACGAGGGGGAGGCGAACTGGATGCCGCTGTTCCGCGACTCGGCCATGGGCGGGCCGCTGGGGGAGGCTCTGAACAAGAACAATGGCGGCAACATGGAGGCCAAGAACTACCTGTCGGCGTCGCTGAACCTCATGACGGACGCCTGGGACTCGAGCCCGCTGGAGTCGTCCCCCGTGGGGGTGCTGCAGAGGACCGCCTTCGGGTCGGTGTCCAGCAGCACCGGCAGCAGCCCCAGGCAGGAATACCACGGCGTGTATGACGGTGTCCCGCGGGATGATCTCGGCTCCATCGTCGTGAATCACCCCAGCATCCGGCTGATGTGA
- the LOC123447656 gene encoding growth-regulating factor 6-like isoform X1 — MDLGGVLMAAAEAGVGGGELGMLGSRLLKHGRANAAAEADEHGWGLGVRPAAKQARAAASAGDSDAVSEAVRAAAPYLLGTCSPGHGREKMLSFSSSHSQPPSCPSAAAAQAALPLYYGTPASCSGLSSVSLSASIQGAMARVRGPFTPSQWMELEHQALIYKYLAANIPVPHNLLVPIRRSVTSLYPSAYFGSSTLGWGPFQLGYSGNADLEPGRCRRTDGKKWRCSRDAVADQKYCERHMNRGRHRSRKHVEGQPGHAAKAMPATVAAAAQPGALAAGGCGGATAGAAIGHEQQPMKSYAANAIDPCSLQYNSREMVSKQQQECEQVQDSDSLSMLTSMSARNTAGSMFPFSKEHHNHNHNHNHNPFEVTSSRPDYGLVSSDSLMTSSPHSSLENVNLLTSQRALSNEQQSSLSLQHFADWPRTPSQQGHGGALSWPDAEDMQQAHQRTQLSISAPMASSDLSSASTSPIHEKLMLSPLKLSREYSPIGLSIAATAAAKEDEGEANWMPLFRDSAMGGPLGEALNKNNGGNMEAKNYLSASLNLMTDAWDSSPLESSPVGVLQRTAFGSVSSSTGSSPRQEYHGVYDGVPRDDLGSIVVNHPSIRLM; from the exons ATGGACCTGGGCGGGGTGCTGAtggcggccgcggaggcgggggtGGGCGGAGGGGAGCTCGGCATGCTCGGATCTAGGCTGCTCAAGCACGGGAGGGCCAATGCGGCGGCGGAGGCCGATGAGCACGGCTGGGGCCTGGGCGTCAGGCCGGCCGCCAAGCAGGCCCGGGCCGCGGCCTCGGCCGGGGACAGCGACGCCGTGTCCGAGGCCGTCAGGGCGGCCGCGCCCTACCTGCTCGGCACCTGCAGCCCCGGGCACGGCCGGGAGAAGATGCTCAGCTTCTCCTCCTCCCACTCGCAGCCGCCctcctgcccctccgccgccgccgctcaggCCGCGCTGCCGCTCTACTACGGCACGCCCGCTTCTTGCTCAG GGTTGAGCTCGGTGAGCTTGAGCGCCAGCATCCAGGGCGCCATGGCCAGGGTGAGGGGGCCCTTCACGCCGTCGCAGTGGATGGAGCTGGAGCACCAGGCCCTGATCTACAAGTACCTGGCGGCCAACATCCCGGTGCCTCACAACCTCCTCGTCCCCATCAGGCGGAGCGTCACCTCGCTCTACCCGTCCGCCTACTTTGGCTCCTCCACAT TGGGGTGGGGGCCTTTCCAGCTGGGCTACTCCGGGAACGCGGACCTGGAGCCCGGGCGGTGCCGCCGGACGGACGGCAAGAAGTGGCGGTGCTCCAGGGACGCCGTCGCCGACCAGAAGTACTGCGAGCGGCATATGAACCGGGGACGCCATCGTTCAAGAAAGCATGTGGAAGGCCAGCCTGGCCATGCCGCGAAAGCGATGCCTGCCACGGTGGCGGCTGCTGCGCAGCCCGGTGCTCTCGCCGCAGGTGGCTGCGGCGGAGCTACTGCTGGCGCCGCCATCGGCCACGAGCAGCAGCCGATGAAGAGCTACGCCGCCAACGCCATTGATCCTTGTTCACTGCAATACAACAG CAGGGAAATGGTAAGCAAGCAGCAACAGGAGTGTGAACAAGTGCAGGACTCGGATAGCCTCTCGATGCTGACTTCCATGAGCGCGAGGAACACAGCAGGCAGCATGTTCCCGTTCTCAAAGGAGCATCACAATCACAATCACAATCACAATCACAATCCCTTCGAGGTGACGAGCTCGAGGCCGGATTACGGGCTGGTCTCATCCGACTCGCTGATGACGAGCTCCCCTCACAGCTCCTTGGAGAACGTCAACCTGCTCACCTCGCAGCGAGCGCTCTCGAACGAGCAGCAGAGCTCGCTCTCCCTGCAGCACTTCGCGGACTGGCCGAGGACGCCGTCGCAGCAGGGGCATGGCGGAGCGCTCTCATGGCCGGACGCCGAGGACATGCAGCAGGCTCATCAGCGGACCCAGCTCTCGATATCCGCTCCAATGGCGTCGTCCGACCTGTCGTCGGCCTCCACGTCCCCGATCCACGAGAAGCTCATGCTGTCGCCCCTCAAGCTGAGCCGCGAGTACAGCCCCATCGGCCTCAGCATCGCGGCCACGGCGGCGGCGAAGGAGGACGAGGGGGAGGCGAACTGGATGCCGCTGTTCCGCGACTCGGCCATGGGCGGGCCGCTGGGGGAGGCTCTGAACAAGAACAATGGCGGCAACATGGAGGCCAAGAACTACCTGTCGGCGTCGCTGAACCTCATGACGGACGCCTGGGACTCGAGCCCGCTGGAGTCGTCCCCCGTGGGGGTGCTGCAGAGGACCGCCTTCGGGTCGGTGTCCAGCAGCACCGGCAGCAGCCCCAGGCAGGAATACCACGGCGTGTATGACGGTGTCCCGCGGGATGATCTCGGCTCCATCGTCGTGAATCACCCCAGCATCCGGCTGATGTGA